The genomic stretch ACGCAACAGTCGGCCCGCCTGGCGGCCGTCCACCAGGTGCTCCTTGCCACCGGGCAACACCAGCGCGACGGTGCAGACGAAGGACGCGCCCCGGTGCTCGTCCGGCACGTCGGCGACCTGGTCCAGCACGAGCTGGAGGTTCGCCTGGTCGTCACCGTGCCGGCCGGCCCAGCGGGCGCTGAACACGCCCGGCATGCCGTTGAGCGCGTCCACCGCCAGCCCGGAGTCGTCGGCGATGGTGGGCAGGCCGGTACGCCGGAAGCCCTCACGCGCCTTGATCAGCGCGTTCTCGCCAAAGGTCAGCCCGGTCTCCGGCAGTTCCGGGTACGCCTCGACGTCGTCGAGCCCGAGCAGCGCGACCCGGTGCGCGCCGAGCGCCCCGTCCAGGATCCGTTGCAGCTCGATGAGCTTCTTACGGTTCCGAGTGGCGAGCAGAACCTTGTTCATAGGGCTACCTCTCGTTCGCTCGCGCTCACCGGGTTACTTCTCGTTCGTTCGCGCTCTTCACCGCAGGGCCTTGCGCTGGGCCTCGGCCAGGTCGAGACAACCGGCCACGCCCAGGTCGAGCAACGCGTCCAACTGCTCGCGGGCGAAGACGCCGGCCTCACCGGTGCCCTGCACCTCGACGAAGTCACCGGTGCCGGTGCAGACCACGTTCATGTCGACCTCGGCGGCCACGTCCTCGTCATAGCACAGGTCCAGGCGCGGCTCGCCGGACACCACACCGACGCTCACCGCCGCCACCGACCGGTGCATCACCTTCTCCGGCTTGCCAGCCAGCGCCTTGCGGTCGGCGAGCCAGCTCACCGCATCGTGCAGTGCCACGTACGCGCCGGTGATCGCGGCGGTCCGGGTGCCGCCGTCGGCCTGGAGAACGTCGCAGTCGAGCACGATCGAGTTCTCGCCGAGGGCCTTGAGGTCGATGGCCGCGCGCAGGCTCCGGCCGATCAGCCGGGAGATCTCGTGGGTGCGCCCGCCGACCCGGCCCTTGACGCTCTCCCGGTCGGAGCGGGTGTTGGTGGCGCGGGGCAGCATCGCGTACTCGGCGGTGACCCAGCCCAGACCGGAGCCCCGGCGCCAACGGGGCACGCCTTCGGTGACGCTCGCCGTGCAGAGCACCCGGGTCGCGCCGAACTCCACCAACACGGAGCCTTCCGGGTGGCTGCTCCAGCCACGGGTCAGGGTCACCGGTCGGAGTCGGTCGGGCTCCCGCCCGTCAGGTCGCGCCATGCCTGCACCCTATGCGGTGCCTTGATCGGACCGTCCCCGGGTGCCGTCGGGGCGACTCAGTCGTGCCCACCGACGCCCAGGGTCACCTCGAC from Micromonospora craniellae encodes the following:
- the rdgB gene encoding RdgB/HAM1 family non-canonical purine NTP pyrophosphatase, translating into MNKVLLATRNRKKLIELQRILDGALGAHRVALLGLDDVEAYPELPETGLTFGENALIKAREGFRRTGLPTIADDSGLAVDALNGMPGVFSARWAGRHGDDQANLQLVLDQVADVPDEHRGASFVCTVALVLPGGKEHLVDGRQAGRLLRGPRGEGGFGYDPIFLGDGQDGTNAELTPQEKDAVSHRGKALRELATLIAKVLPTAP
- the rph gene encoding ribonuclease PH, giving the protein MARPDGREPDRLRPVTLTRGWSSHPEGSVLVEFGATRVLCTASVTEGVPRWRRGSGLGWVTAEYAMLPRATNTRSDRESVKGRVGGRTHEISRLIGRSLRAAIDLKALGENSIVLDCDVLQADGGTRTAAITGAYVALHDAVSWLADRKALAGKPEKVMHRSVAAVSVGVVSGEPRLDLCYDEDVAAEVDMNVVCTGTGDFVEVQGTGEAGVFAREQLDALLDLGVAGCLDLAEAQRKALR